In Dasypus novemcinctus isolate mDasNov1 chromosome 10, mDasNov1.1.hap2, whole genome shotgun sequence, one DNA window encodes the following:
- the MRPL16 gene encoding large ribosomal subunit protein uL16m produces the protein MWRQLARTNGPLLRVPLSGFSSGLQASAGLKTLLPVPSFEDVSIPEKPKLRVVERAPLVPKVKREPKNLSDIRGPSIEATEFTEGNFGILALGGGYLHRGHFEMMRLTINRSMDTKNMFAIWRVPAPFKPITRKGIGQRMGGGKGAIDHYVTPVKAGRLIVEVGGRCEFKEVQGFLNQVAHKLPFSAKAVSRKTLEKMRKDQEERERNNQNPWTFERIASANMLGLRKVLSPYDLTQKGRYWGKFYMPERI, from the exons ATGTGGCGGCAGCTGGCCCGCACAAATGGGCCGCTCCTGCGGGTGCCCTTGTCAG GATTTTCGTCAGGCCTACAGGCCAGTGCTGGCCTAAAGACGCTACTCCCGGTGCCATCTTTTGAAG ATGTTTCCATTCCTGAAAAGCCCAAGCTTAGAGTTGTTGAAAGGGCACCACTTGTGCCAAAAGTGAAGAGAGAACCTAAAAACTTGAGTGACATACGGGGACCTTCCATCGAAGCCACTGAATTCACAGAAGGCAATTTTGGAATCTTG GCACTCGGCGGTGGTTACCTCCATAGGGGCCATTTTGAAATGATGCGCCTAACAATCAACCGCtcaatggacaccaagaacatgTTTGCTATATGGCGGGTACCAGCCCCTTTCAAGCCCATCACCCGCAAAGGTATTGGGCAGCGTATGGGGGGTGGCAAAGGTGCCATTGATCACTACGTGACACCCGTGAAGGCCGGCCGCCTCATCGTAGAGGTGGGTGGACGTTGTGAATTCAAAGAGGTACAAGGTTTTCTCAACCAGGTTGCCCACAAGTTGCCTTTCTCAGCGAAGGCTGTGAGCCGCAAGACTCTAGAGAAAATGCGGAAAGATCAAGAGGAACGAGAACGTAACAACCAAAACCCCTGGACTTTTGAACGCATAGCCTCTGCCAACATGCTGGGACTACGGAAAGTATTGAGCCCCTATGACCTGACCCAGAAGGGGCGATACTGGGGCAAGTTTTATATGCCTGAGCGAATATAG